The genome window GGCCGAGGCCGGCATCGGTACGCTCTCCGGCGGTATGAAGCGGCGCCTGACCCTGGCCCGGGCGCTGGTCAACGACCCGGAGCTGGTGGTGTTGGACGAACCCACCACCGGCCTCGATCCCCAGGCGCGCCAGCTCATCTGGCGCCGCCTGCGCGAGCTGTTGGCCCAGGGCAAGAGTCTGATCCTGACCACGCACTATATGGACGAGGCGGAGCGGCTCTGCGACCGCTTGGCCATCATGGACAACGGCCGGGTGTTGGTGGAGGAGAGCCCGGCCGAATTGATCCGCCGACACATCGAGCCCCAGGTGGTCGAGATCTATGGCCCCGGCGTGGAGCAGTGGGGCGTGGATCACGGCCGCCGCTTGGCGCAACGGCTGGAGCAGGTGGGCGAGACCCTGTTTTGCTACGCGACGGACGAACAGCCGGTGTTGACCTCCCTGCGCCGGTATGCGCAGCTGCAATTCATCCATCGCCGCGCCAATCTGGAGGATGTGTTCCTGAAGCTGACCGGCAAGGAGCTGCGCGATGCGTGATTTCGCGTTGCCCAGGTTCTCCTCGCGCTGCCTACCGGTCTGGCGCCGCAATGCCCAGGTCTGGCTCAAGCTCTCCGGGCCGTCGCTGGTGGGTAATTTCGGCGAGCCGCTGCTCTATTTGTTGGCGCTGGGCTACGGTCTGGGCGGTTTCATCGGCGAAGTGGACGGCCTGCCCTATATCGTCTTTCTGGCCACCGGCATCGTCTGTTCCAGCGCCATGAACACCGCCACCTTCGAGTGCCTGTACTCGGCCTACACCCGCATGAAGGTGCAGGAGACCTGGTCGGCCATGCTGGCCGCCCCCCTGAGCTTGGATGATATCGTCCTCGGCGAGACGCTTTGGGCCGGCACCAAGAGCCTGATCAGCGCCACAGCCATCCTGCTGGTGGCCGCCCTGCTGGGGCTGGTGGAGGGCTGGCAGGCACTGGGCGTGTTGCCCTTAGCCTTTCTGTTGGGCTGTTGTTTCGGCGCCATGGCCCTGGTGGTGACCGCGATTTCGCCCAGCTATGATTTCTTTCTTTATTATTTCACCCTGGTGATCACGCCCATGTTCCTGCTCAGCGGGGTGTTTTTCCCGCTCGAGAGTGTGCCGGGCTGGGTCCAGGCCGGGGTGCAGTTGCTCCCCCTGTACCATGTTGTCGAGCTGGTGCGGCCGCTGATGACCGGGCGCCCGCTCGAGGGCGTGGTGGTGCATCTGCTGGCACCGCTGCTCTACGGTCTGGCGGCCCTCTGGCTGGCGCTGGGCTTTTTGCGCCGCAGACTCCTCATTTAGGGCTTGTCTGAACCCGGTCCGGCGTGTAAAATTCGCCGTCTTTCCTGAAGAGAACCAAGATTTTGGGGTTTATTTTGATGAAAACGTTTGTTGCAAAACCTGCCGAAGTCAAACGCGACTGGTACGTGGTCGACGCCGAAGGCAAAACTCTGGGCCGTCTGGCGACCGAAATCGCCCGTCGTTTACGCGGCAAGCACAAGGCTGAGTACACGCCGCACGTCGATACCGGCGATTATATTGTTGTTGTCAATGCCAAAAAGGTCGCTGTCACCGGCAACAAGCGCACCGACAAGATGTATCACCGCCACACCGGCTACATCGGCAACCTGAAGTCCATCAGCTTTGACAAGTTGAACGCCAGCAAGCCCGAGCAGATCATCCAGATCGCGGTCAAGGGTATGATGCCCAAGGGCCCGCTGGGTCGTGCCATGCTGAAAAAGCTGAAAATCTACGCCGGCAGCGAACACAATCATTCCGCCCAGCAGCCCAAGCCGCTGGAAATTTAAGCAGAGTAACGGGAACGCAACATGGCAGACATGAATCAACTCAGCACCGGCCGTCGTAAAACCGCGGCGGCGCGTGTATTTGTAAAACCGGGCAGTGGCAATATCACGATCAACAAGCGCACCATCGAGCAGTATTTCGGTCGCGAGACGTCGCGCATGATCGTGCGTCAGCCGCTGCAGGCCGCCGACCTGATCGACAAGCTGGACGTAGTTGTCACCGTCAATGGTGGCGGCGCCAACGGCCAGGCGGGTGCGATTCGTCACGGTCTGGCACGCGCCCTGGTCAACTACGACGAAGAGCTGCGCAGCGCCATGCGCCGCGCCGGCTTTCTGACCCGCGACGCGCGTGCCGTAGAGCGTAAGAAAATCGGCCTGCACAAGGCGCGTAAGCGTCCTCAGTTCTCCAAGCGCTAAACGCAGAGAGAAAAGAAGACAGTATAAGGTAAGGGCAAAGGCAGGGAGGCCTTTGACACGCTCGGGGTTTGGCAAAGGCGCGCGGGCCTCTCTGAAGTATATCGGATGCTGGTTGATT of Candidatus Tenderia electrophaga contains these proteins:
- a CDS encoding 30S ribosomal protein S9; the protein is MADMNQLSTGRRKTAAARVFVKPGSGNITINKRTIEQYFGRETSRMIVRQPLQAADLIDKLDVVVTVNGGGANGQAGAIRHGLARALVNYDEELRSAMRRAGFLTRDARAVERKKIGLHKARKRPQFSKR
- a CDS encoding nodulation protein NodJ, translating into MRDFALPRFSSRCLPVWRRNAQVWLKLSGPSLVGNFGEPLLYLLALGYGLGGFIGEVDGLPYIVFLATGIVCSSAMNTATFECLYSAYTRMKVQETWSAMLAAPLSLDDIVLGETLWAGTKSLISATAILLVAALLGLVEGWQALGVLPLAFLLGCCFGAMALVVTAISPSYDFFLYYFTLVITPMFLLSGVFFPLESVPGWVQAGVQLLPLYHVVELVRPLMTGRPLEGVVVHLLAPLLYGLAALWLALGFLRRRLLI
- a CDS encoding 50S ribosomal protein L13 produces the protein MKTFVAKPAEVKRDWYVVDAEGKTLGRLATEIARRLRGKHKAEYTPHVDTGDYIVVVNAKKVAVTGNKRTDKMYHRHTGYIGNLKSISFDKLNASKPEQIIQIAVKGMMPKGPLGRAMLKKLKIYAGSEHNHSAQQPKPLEI